One window of the Branchiostoma lanceolatum isolate klBraLanc5 chromosome 3, klBraLanc5.hap2, whole genome shotgun sequence genome contains the following:
- the LOC136429533 gene encoding glutamate receptor 2-like, translated as MPQFSALSVSDFPAASSALKIAVEYVNEKQLVPNVILDYTENTTTTSLDFLHMIQNECFQASQGVVAVIGPVLSSQVKATSPVSTGLSLPQIAPEATDPTLGNAQQYPQLVRISWPDSVLSKALIDLLEHFSWDQMSIFVSNDDYGTHGFKEFQDLAGQKGWRIHTIQSFDPTEAAADIEVHEQLKAIKDTGARIIVLHCLAPYAAEILREASTMDMTGADWAWVVSDRITSYGRDLFGTTNATVTIPDYLPGLVGPMSPSTNGGHSEAFMAKWRSANPVVYPGAGVADIDPYTARWADAVLALAQALRNLQEDGVTVTPQPLDCGCDGSESQPWADGSVMLQYLKKVKTDGVTGYIQFDSAGTRVDAEYNIVNLNSTGWQKVGTWNISTGLTMYSDGDIKLLVGSVEVNPYVSNLRNKTLRVVTKAANGFVLISDVGKDGNNVTGNDRFQGFCMDLLSWMSTELGCKYEYYEVEDGHFGIYNSKTGKWNGLIGDVLYGKADITMTPLFITAERQTAGEFTLPFYDNGMTFAMKKSALRTSNTWGFISPFQGELWVTILLTALAVGLFQGVANSATKDIDTELQGDEVSESEPPSHEDKDEDRETGCCEAVWQSFVALVQLGPEFLPRSLAGRVSAFFWGVGILVAISTYTANLAAFLTVRNVDNSIKSAEDLLGQKEISYGTVRTYAQWVSFKTSTIEPYHSLGVVMKSKEETVLVDNLQEGLDKMRQERYALFAGSSELDYHASRQPCDLQTIGRVFWQTGYGMFLPKNSKYTVEFNKVIVAAKERGIFDALDAKWIKSQECSGTDQTVLESSVIGLQDMLGVFVLVYGGMALALIVLIGEFIYTCAQDVKKSDAHPKTITEAAKRRLLRIFSRGKRSRNKNQV; from the exons ATGCCgcagttca GTGCGTTATCTGTGTCAGACTTTCCTGCCGCTTCTTCAGCCCTGAAGATTGCTGTGGAGTATGTGAACGAGAAGCAGCTCGTTCCCAACGTCATTCTTGATTACACCgagaacacaacaacaacatcactcGATTTCTTGCACATGATCCAAAATG aatgttttcaGGCATCGCAAGGCGTTGTGGCTGTTATAGGACCGGTTCTATCATCACAG GTCAAGGCCACCAGTCCCGTGAGTACTGGGCTGTCCTTACCACAGATCGCTCCAGAAGCGACAGACCCCACCTTAGGGAACGCCCAGCAGTACCCGCAGCTGGTCCGCATCTCCTGGCCAGACAGTGTGCTCAGCAAGGCTCTCATCGACCTGTTGGAGCATTTCAGTTGGGACCAGATGAGCATCTTTGTCTCCAACGATGACTACG GAACACATGGATTCAAAGAGTTTCAGGATCTAGCAGGCCAGAAAGGATGGCGTATTCACACCATACAGTCGTTCGACCCGACAGAGGCTGCTGCAGACATCGAAGTTCATGAACAGTTGAAGGCCATTAAGGATACAG GAGCCCGCATTATTGTCCTTCACTGCCTGGCACCTTACGCAGCTGAGATCTTACGAGAAGCAAGCACCATGGACATGACAGGAGCAGACTGGGCTTGGGTGGTCAGCGATAGGATAACTAGCTATGGACGT GATCTTTTTGGAACGACCAATGCGACAGTGACTATTCCTGATTACCTCCCAGGCCTTGTGGGACCGATGTCTCCTTCTACCAATGGCGGCCACAGCGAGGCATTCATGGCAAAGTGGAGGTCAGCCAACCCAGTGGTGTATCCGGGAGCAGGAGTTGCAGACATAGAT CCATACACCGCCAGGTGGGCAGATGCCGTCCTGGCTCTAGCACAAGCCTTGAGGAACCTTCAGGAGGACGGCGTCACGGTGACTCCTCAGCCTCTGGACTGTGGCTGCGATGGAAGCGAATCACAGCCATGGGCAGACGGGTCGGTGATGCTGCAGTATCTGAAAAAG GTGAAAACAGACGGAGTGACAGGATACATTCAATTTGACTCGGCAGGGACCCGAGTGGATGCAGAGTACAACATCGTAAATCTGAATAGCACTGGTTGGCAGAAG GTTGGAACTTGGAATATTTCAACGGGATTGACCATGTACTCAGACGGAGATATAAAACTCTTGGTTGGGTCTGTAGAAGTCAATCCGTACGTGTCTAACTTGAGGAACAAAACCCTGCGTGTGGTCACTAAGGCTGCAAATGGGTTTGTTTTGATATCAGACGTGGGCAAAGACGGGAATAACGTAACAGGGAACGACAGATTCCAGG GATTTTGTATGGACCTACTCTCGTGGATGTCGACTGAGCTTGGCTGTAAGTACGAGTACTACGAAGTCGAAGACGGACATTTCGGCATCTACAACTCGAAAACAGGGAAATGGAACGGACTGATTGGCGATGTATTGTATGGG AAAGCAGACATTACTATGACACCTTTATTCATCACGGCTGAAAGACAGACTGCTGGGGAGTTTACCCTCCCATTCTACGACAACGGAATGACATTTGCCATGAAGAAATCAGCCTTAAG AACTTCGAATACCTGGGGCTTCATCAGCCCATTCCAGGGAGAACTGTGGGTCACCATATTGCTGACGGCCTTGGCGGTGGGACTCTTTCAGGGCGTGGCCAACTCAGCAACAAAAGACAT AGACACCGAACTTCAAGGTGACGAAGTCAGTGAGTCTGAGCCGCCGTCACATGAAGACAAAGATGAAGATAGAGAGACGGGTTGCTGCGAAGCTGTGTGGCAGTCCTTCGTGGCTCTGGTTCAGCTGGGTCCGGAGTTCCTGCCAAGGTCATTAGCAG GCCGCGTTTCTGCATTTTTCTGGGGAGTCGGCATCCTTGTGGCCATCTCAACTTACACGGCAAACCTGGCTGCTTTCCTGACCGTCAGGAACGTGGACAACTCTATTAAGTCTGCTGAAGACCTCCTTGGACAG AAGGAAATCTCATACGGTACAGTAAGAACCTATGCGCAATGGGTGTCCTTCAAGACCAGTACTATTGAACCGTACCACTCACTGGGAGTCGTCATGAAGTCCAAAGAAGAGACAGTCCTTGTGGACAACCTACAGGAGGGTCTTGACAAGATGCGTCAGGAGAGATATGCTCTGTTCGCGGGCAGTTCTGAACTGGACTACCAC GCTAGCCGTCAACCCTGCGACCTACAGACAATCGGACGGGTGTTCTGGCAGACAGGGTACGGGATGTTCCTGCCTAAGAACTCCAAATACACCGTGGAGTTCAACAAGGTCATTGTGGCTGCAAAAGAACGGGGTATATTCGACGCACTTGACGCCAAGTG GATCAAAAGTCAAGAGTGTTCCGGTACAGACCAGACTGTGCTGGAATCCTCTGTGATCGGACTACAGGACATGTTGGGTGTGTTCGTGCTGGTGTATGGGGGCATGGCGTTGGCTCTCATCGTGCTGATTGGTGAATTCATCTACACATGCGCACAAGATGTGAAGAAGTCGGATGCTCAC CCGAAGACTATTACGGAGGCCGCAAAGAGACGTCTGCTAAGGATATTCTCACGTGGGAAGAGGAGCAGGAACAAGAACCAAGTCTAG
- the LOC136431317 gene encoding zinc finger protein 98-like yields the protein MATTDSTQGLDDVRRGAAGGSADSVSTWQGERREEVGEESSRRDKGLKVYRCEECGWTFGKLCNLKTHMHTHTGEKPYRCEECSRQFSQLGNLKTHMRTHTVEKPYRCEECSSQFSQLAHLKRHMRTHTGRKPYRCEECSRQFSQLDNMKRHKRTHTGEKLYRCEECSKHFSELDVLKKHMRTHTGEKPYKCGECSRQFRELGALKRHIRTHTGEKPYKCEECSRQFSRLHHLKTHMRTHTGEKPYKCEECRRQFSELRDLKTHMPTHIGEKPYRCEECSRQFSRAGNLKRHISTHTGEKPYRCGECGRQFSQLGDLKRHKRTHTGEKPYRCGECSRKYSSKQNLKKHMRTHMGET from the coding sequence ATGGCAACAACAGACAGCACTCAAGGCTTGGATGACGTCAGGAGAGGAGCAGCAGGGGGTTCTGCCGACAGTGTTTCCACCTGGCAAGGAGAAAGACGTGAGGAGGTTGGGGAGGAGTCCAGTAGGAGAGACAAAGGTCTGAAAgtgtacaggtgtgaggagtgtggttGGACGTTTGGTAAGCTGtgtaatctgaagactcacatgcatactcacactggtgagaaaccatacagatgtgaggagtgcagcaggcagttcagtcagcttgGAAATCTGAAGAcgcacatgcggactcacacggtTGAGAAACCCTaccggtgtgaggagtgcagcagtcaGTTTAGTCAGCTGGctcatctgaagagacacatgcggactcacacaggtcggaaaccgtacagatgtgaggagtgtagcagacagttcagtcagctCGATAATATGAAGAGACACAAgcgcactcacactggtgagaaactctacagatgtgaggagtgcagtaagcATTTCAGTGAGCTGGATGtactaaagaaacacatgcggactcacacgggtgagaaaccctacaagtgtggggaatgcagcaggcagttcagggAGCTGGGTGctctgaagagacacatacggactcacacgggtgagaaaccctacaagtgtgaggaatgcagcaggcagttcagtaggTTGCatcatctgaagactcacatgcgaactcacacaggtgagaaaccttataagtgtgaggagtgcagaaGGCAATTCAGTGAGCTTCgtgatctgaagactcacatgccgACTCACAtcggtgagaaaccttacagatgtgaggagtgcagcaggcagttcagtcgggCGGgcaatctgaagagacacataagtactcacacaggggagaaaccttacagatgtggggagtgcggcaggcagttcagtcagctgggtgatctgaagagacacaagcgcactcacacaggggagaaaccttaccgATGTGGGGAATGTAGCAGAAAGTATAGTAGCAAGCAAAActtgaagaaacacatgcggactcacatgGGAGAAACCTAA